A region from the Vicia villosa cultivar HV-30 ecotype Madison, WI linkage group LG3, Vvil1.0, whole genome shotgun sequence genome encodes:
- the LOC131659185 gene encoding uncharacterized protein LOC131659185 gives MNQWEGTLSSTSSTTSIVEEVMAEEIIFHGPCVNSPSKNGHIIRPKHNARNPEMKNRLLQIFYANPFSGLDHGDPYTHLTKFYEIIGTLGALEAEEEQVFMRSFPYSLIGSSESLYEGWERYKSMLRRFPNHGFDDLTQIHIFHNGLQSQQKLLLDATTGGSLMSKSAEDEISINDQVTLNDHQVQHNREPS, from the exons ATGAACCAATGGGAAGGAACTTTGTCTTCTACTTCTTCAACAACTTCTATTGTCGAAGAAGTCATGGCTGAAGAAATCATTTTTCATGgtccttgtgttaatagcccaaGCAAAAATGGTCATATTATCAGACCTAAACATAATGCAAGAAATCCAGAGATGAAGAATAGATTGCTACAAATCTTTTATGCAAATCCTTTCTCTGGGCTTGACCATGGAGATCCATATACTCACCTTACTAAATTCTATGAAATTATCGGGACACTTGGAGCTCTAGAAGCAGAAGAAGAACAAGTTTTCATGAGATCATTTCCTTATTCTTTGATCG GTTCAAGTGAATCCCTTTATGAAGGTTGGGAGCGATACAAGTCAATGTTAAGAAGATTTCCCAACCATGGTTTTGATGATCTTACTCAAATTCACATCTTCCACAATGGACTTCAATCGCAACAAAAACTTCTTTTGGATGCGACTACAGGTGGTTCTTTAATGTCTAAGAGTGCAGAGGATGAAATATCTATTAATGATCAAGTGACACTCAATGATCACCAAGTTCAACACAATAGAGAACCATCATAA